The Manduca sexta isolate Smith_Timp_Sample1 chromosome 17, JHU_Msex_v1.0, whole genome shotgun sequence genome includes a window with the following:
- the LOC115454541 gene encoding heparan sulfate glucosamine 3-O-sulfotransferase 5, translating into MESRGQMNQLPSKHHRPEATYKSCSQSLPLDILWLPRSSFRPAEGELADCVLVVGVSRPKLAAALLSVTLLSLFLTFHVLYDSALYSIQAASMASAASEGRKIIQNQESNTRTINHPMALRKRLRPPRQPRPAKRLPQALIIGVRKCGTRALLEMLYLHPMVQKASGEVHFFDRDENYALGLEWYRSKMPLSFKGQITIEKSPSYFVTPEVPERVRAMNSSVRLLLIVREPVTRAISDYTQLRSRATPSAPAHPLLPGHPAPDTAKPFEHLAISPDGSINIAYRPIAISLYHAYLHRWLEVFPREQILVVNGDLLIEDPVPQLRRIEKFLGLEHKIGRKNFYFNETKGFYCLRNDTTDKCLRETKGRKHPRVDPAVVTKLRKFFVQHNQRFYDLVGEDLGWPED; encoded by the exons ATGGAGTCGCGTGGACAGATGAATCAACTGCCTAGCAAGCACCACCGCCCTGAGGCGACATACAAAAGCTGCTCGCAATCTTTGCCGCTCGACATTCT ATGGTTACCACGCTCATCATTCCGACCGGCGGAGGGCGAGCTGGCGGATTGCGTGCTGGTGGTGGGGGTGTCGCGGCCCAAGCTCGCCGCGGCTCTCCTCTCAGTCACGTTGCTATCACTCTTCCTCACTTTCCACGTGCTCTATGACAGCGCACTTTACAGCATACAG GCGGCCAGCATGGCGTCTGCAGCAAGCGAGGGTCGTAAAATAATCCAAAACCAAGAAAGTAATACGCGAACTATCAATCATCCTATGGCATTAAGGAAAAGATTGCGACCTCCAAGACAACCGAGACCAGCAAAAAGACTCCCACAG GCGTTAATAATCGGCGTTCGTAAATGTGGAACCCGAGCACTTCTCGAGATGCTTTACCTCCATCCAATGGTTCAGAAGGCGTCTGGCGAAGTTCATTTCTTCGACCGCGATGAAAACTATGCGCTAGGCCTGGAGTGGTACCGAAGTAAAATGCCGCTATCTTTCAAAGGACAAATCACCATTGAAAAAAGTCCGAGTTACTTCGTTACGCCTGAA GTACCAGAACGCGTCCGTGCAATGAACTCCTCGGTACGACTACTACTCATTGTGCGCGAGCCGGTGACGCGTGCCATATCCGACTACACACAACTACGCAGCCGCGCCACGCCGTCTGCGCCCGCGCATCCGCTCCTGCCAGGACATCCTGCACCAGACACGGCGAAACCATTCGAACACCTCGCCATATCTCCTGATGGATCTATCAACATTGCATATAG GCCCATAGCGATATCGTTGTACCACGCTTATCTCCACCGCTGGCTGGAGGTGTTCCCGCGGGAGCAGATCCTGGTAGTGAACGGGGATCTACTCATAGAGGATCCCGTGCCACAGTTGCGACGCATCGAGAAATTCTTGGGACTTGAACATAAAATTG GTAGAAAGAATTTCTATTTCAATGAGACAAAGGGATTCTACTGCCTGCGTAACGACACCACGGACAAATGTCTGCGCGAGACGAAAGGGCGCAAGCACCCACGCGTTGACCCCGCCGTCGTCACCAAACTACGCAAATTCTTCGTACAACACAACCAGAGGTTTTATGACCTCGTTGGGGAGGACCTCGGCTGGCCCGAGGATTAG